A genomic stretch from Bacillota bacterium includes:
- a CDS encoding Gfo/Idh/MocA family oxidoreductase, with translation MSKKLKVGIVGCGGIANGKHMPALSKLDNVEMVAFCDLIIERAEKAAKEYGTPDAKVFTDYRDLVAIEEIDVVHVLTTNDAHSFITVDALEAGKHVMCEKPMAINSAEAKKMVDAAERTGKKLTIGYQSRFRADSQHLKKLVDDGELGDVYFARAMAVRRRAVPTWGSFLNEEAQGGGPLIDIGTHALDLTLWLTNNYKPVSAMGVTYHKLGKRANAANAWGPWDPEKFTVEDSAFGFVQFENGMTVVLEASWALNTLQVGEAQCVLCGTEAGADFLDGLRINGERHGNLYTTNVELDGKGVAFYDAAGANPEDIEAKQWIDSIINDTEPLVKPREAYVVTQILEAIYESAKTGKPYYFND, from the coding sequence GTGAGCAAAAAACTGAAAGTTGGTATTGTCGGATGTGGAGGCATTGCCAACGGGAAGCACATGCCTGCCCTCAGCAAGCTGGACAACGTTGAAATGGTCGCCTTCTGTGACCTGATCATTGAGCGGGCTGAAAAGGCCGCCAAGGAATACGGCACCCCCGATGCCAAGGTATTCACTGACTACCGTGATCTGGTAGCTATCGAAGAGATCGATGTGGTTCACGTACTTACCACCAACGATGCCCACTCCTTCATCACCGTTGATGCCCTTGAGGCTGGCAAGCACGTCATGTGTGAGAAGCCGATGGCTATCAACTCTGCTGAGGCCAAGAAGATGGTCGACGCTGCCGAGCGTACCGGCAAGAAGCTGACCATTGGTTATCAGAGCCGCTTCCGTGCCGATAGCCAGCATCTGAAGAAGCTGGTGGACGACGGTGAGTTGGGCGATGTTTACTTTGCACGGGCTATGGCTGTTCGCCGCCGGGCAGTACCGACCTGGGGTTCCTTCTTGAACGAAGAGGCTCAAGGTGGCGGTCCCCTCATCGACATCGGAACCCACGCCTTGGACCTGACTCTGTGGTTGACCAACAACTACAAGCCAGTCAGCGCCATGGGTGTTACCTATCACAAGCTGGGCAAGCGGGCTAATGCCGCCAACGCTTGGGGTCCTTGGGATCCTGAGAAGTTTACCGTTGAGGACTCCGCCTTTGGTTTCGTTCAATTTGAGAACGGCATGACCGTTGTTCTTGAGGCTTCTTGGGCCCTGAACACCCTGCAAGTTGGCGAAGCCCAATGTGTCCTCTGTGGTACCGAGGCCGGTGCTGACTTTCTCGATGGTCTGCGGATCAACGGCGAGAGGCATGGTAACCTCTACACCACCAACGTTGAGTTGGACGGCAAGGGAGTTGCCTTCTACGATGCTGCCGGTGCTAACCCTGAGGATATCGAGGCCAAGCAGTGGATCGATTCCATCATCAACGACACCGAGCCCTTGGTTAAGCCCCGGGAGGCCTATGTCGTTACCCAGATTCTCGAGGCTATCTACGAGTCTGCTAAGACCGGTAAGCCCTACTACTTCAACGACTAA
- a CDS encoding GNAT family N-acetyltransferase has product MVEFRTLRREELNQWFDHCAQVFTQGEYTDRMRLYFMRHWYNDSRRRLSGIQVAVIDGEIASTIRVFLRNVYLQGQITAMGGIGEVSTKPQFRRQGLSSKLLEMSIAYMERQGLVVSALGTGVPNHYARYGWESIRSYRAEAQVTAARDQDCRLLDWDDDWELNQVATVYDEYARGFNGMIVRDDLYWRRWVRSEAGRGWVLLRGDQVVAYLIANVDDNKVLQVQDFATLEPDSDSFARLVAHGVWSFGLESAKVAFPAAIRPPGLEVEYSVRDSLMYRINDPGMKPRLAGQSLEEWLHGGQITPEETVQMVAAIDAF; this is encoded by the coding sequence TTTGCGCCGGGAAGAACTGAATCAATGGTTTGATCATTGTGCCCAGGTTTTTACCCAGGGGGAGTACACCGACAGGATGCGCCTTTATTTTATGCGTCACTGGTATAACGACTCCCGCCGACGCTTGTCAGGGATTCAGGTGGCTGTGATTGACGGCGAGATCGCCAGTACCATCCGGGTGTTCCTGCGGAATGTGTATCTGCAGGGGCAGATCACTGCCATGGGCGGAATCGGTGAAGTGAGCACCAAACCTCAGTTTCGCCGACAGGGACTGTCCAGTAAGCTTCTGGAGATGTCCATCGCCTATATGGAACGGCAGGGCCTGGTGGTGTCCGCGTTGGGAACCGGGGTTCCCAATCACTACGCCCGTTATGGTTGGGAGTCCATTCGGTCCTATCGAGCCGAAGCCCAGGTGACAGCGGCTCGAGACCAAGATTGTCGTCTTTTGGATTGGGATGATGACTGGGAGCTAAATCAGGTAGCTACCGTTTACGATGAGTACGCTCGGGGATTTAACGGTATGATAGTCCGAGACGACCTTTACTGGCGGCGCTGGGTCCGCTCGGAAGCGGGGCGGGGTTGGGTGCTGCTGCGGGGTGATCAGGTCGTCGCGTACCTTATAGCCAACGTTGACGACAACAAGGTGCTGCAGGTGCAGGATTTTGCTACCTTAGAACCAGATTCTGACAGCTTTGCTCGCCTTGTAGCCCATGGAGTCTGGAGTTTTGGCCTGGAGTCTGCCAAGGTGGCCTTTCCCGCAGCCATTCGTCCCCCGGGGCTTGAGGTTGAGTATTCGGTGCGAGACAGTCTGATGTATCGCATCAACGATCCTGGGATGAAGCCAAGGCTGGCAGGGCAATCTTTGGAGGAGTGGCTCCATGGTGGTCAAATAACTCCCGAAGAAACTGTCCAGATGGTTGCTGCAATTGACGCTTTTTAA
- a CDS encoding spore coat protein produces MITYRDMVMDALSCVKHEIIDYTKAAQEASNQNVRQAFLQIRNQAEQMQLQLAEIAMENGWYVPSPPADPTVVQQTKHQLQQAVQTPTMV; encoded by the coding sequence TTGATCACCTACAGAGACATGGTAATGGACGCCCTCAGCTGCGTAAAGCATGAGATTATCGACTACACCAAGGCCGCACAAGAAGCCAGTAACCAAAATGTCCGCCAAGCGTTCCTCCAAATTCGCAACCAAGCGGAGCAGATGCAGCTGCAGCTCGCAGAAATCGCGATGGAAAATGGGTGGTACGTCCCTTCACCCCCAGCCGATCCCACTGTGGTTCAGCAGACCAAGCATCAACTGCAGCAAGCGGTCCAAACACCAACAATGGTGTAG